In Acanthopagrus latus isolate v.2019 chromosome 16, fAcaLat1.1, whole genome shotgun sequence, one DNA window encodes the following:
- the syt14a gene encoding synaptotagmin-14 isoform X1, whose protein sequence is MAIDVSPEVLGILTAIGLFIILMTLLFWYLNNKLALENPGSLQCLDDFRKKTELQDKPYTDADLQGSSSDSEDELMGQYQEAVSRSQGLRGGAKAATNMKLAGGFSWESRQKYSPLTADYEGYSSEASADDANCIQRMRRTPPLDELQPPPYQDENGSPRMSCTLSDLGDAKCDLSNTSGSPHLSFGKCPSEGSDGHETGSYLNKGYEEDVPSDSTAVLSPEDMSAGGSAAQLPKGYEPDQLAKYGTLDVVFDFDSEDQQLAVTIMAVTDLPSVKRTGNISWQVHLVLLPTKKQRAKTGIQRGPCPIFTETFRFSHVESEMISNYAIRFRLYSMRRMKKEKVLGEKVFYLTKLNLQGKMSVPVILDACCALPGGESQVSLSDMTCSESASSFQSVSQTSTPEILVGLVYNATTGRLSVEIIKGIHFKNLAANKPPTVQPLLSDGLFCCLKHLIGGQVYIIRDTYVKLTLLNSMGHEMSKCKTSICRGQPNPTYKETFVFQVALFQLSDVTLILSVYNKRSMKRKEMIGWISLGLNSSGEEELTHWTQMKESKGQQVCHWHSLLES, encoded by the exons TCTCTCCAGAGGTGCTGGGGATTCTGACAGCCATCGgtctcttcatcatcctcatgaCCCTCCTGTTCTGGTACCTCAACAACAAGTTGGCACTAGAGAACCCAGGGAGCCTTCAGTGCCTTGATgacttcaggaaaaaaacagagcttcAAG ACAAGCCCTACACTGACGCAGACCTGCAAGGCTCATCATCGGACAGTGAGGATGAACTGATGGGTCAGTACCAGGAAGCAGTCAGCCGCTCCCAAGGCCTCCGGGGAGGAGCCAAGGCAGCCACAAATATGAAACTCGCAGGaggtttcagctgggagagccGGCAAAAGTACAGCCCACTGACTGCTGATTATGAGGGGTACAGCAGTGAAGCCTCAGCCGATGATG CCAACTGCATCCAAAGGATGAGACGAACTCCGCCATTGGATGAGCTTCAGCCACCTCCTTATCAGGATGAAAATGGCTCTCCGCGGATGTCCTGTACACTGTCAGACCTGGGAGACGCCAAGTGTGATCTATCCAACACCAGTGGCAGTCCTCATCTATCCTTTGGCAAATGCCCCAGTGAGGGCAGCGACGGCCACGAGACTGGAAGTTACCTCAACAAGGGTTACGAGGAGGATGTACCCAGTGACAGTACAGCTGTCCTCAGCCCAGAG GACATGTCAGCGGGTGgatcagcagctcagctccCTAAAGGTTATGAACCAGACCAGCTTGCAAAGTATGGTACCCTTGACGTGGTGTTTGACTTTGACTCAGAGGACCAGCAGCTGGCAGTCACCATCATGGCAGTAACAGACCTCCCTTCTGTAAAACGCACCGGCAACATCTCCTGGCAGGTCCACCTTGTGTTGCTGCCCACCAAGAAGCAGAGGGCAAAAACAGGAATCCAGAGAGGCCCATGCCCGATCTTCACGGAGACCTTCCGCTTCAGCCATGTGGAGTCGGAGATGATCAGCAATTACGCCATCCGATTCCGCCTTTACAGTATGCGGaggatgaagaaggagaaggtgCTCGGGGAAAAGGTGTTCTACCTCACCAAGCTCAACCTTCAGGGCAAAATGTCTGTGCCGGTCATATTAGATGCATGCTGTGCTCTCCCG ggCGGTGAATCCCAGGTCAGCCTCTCAGACATGACATGCAGTGAAAGCGCCTCATCATTCCAGTCAGTTAGTCAGACATCCACACCAGAGATCCTCGTTGGCCTGGTGTACAACGCCACCACAGGACGTCTCTCTGTGGAGATCATCAAAGGCATCCATTTCAAAAACCTGGCTGCCAACAAGCCACCCA CTGTCCAACCCTTGTTGTCAGATGGACTGTTCTGTTGTCTTAAACACTTGATAGGTGGACAGGTTTATATTATCAGAG ATACATACGTTAAGCTGACCCTACTGAACTCCATGGGCCACGAGATGTCCAAGTGTAAGACATCCATCTGTCGAGGTCAGCCCAACCCGACCTACAAAGAGACGTTTGTCTTCCAGGTAGCTCTTTTCCAGCTGTCGGACGTCACACTTATCCTCTCCGTCTACAACAAGCGCAGCATGAAGCGCAAGGAGATGATCGGCTGGATCTCGCTTGGCCTCAACAGCTCTGGAGAGGAGGAGCTCACCCACTGGACTCAGATGAAGGAGTCAAAAGGACAGCAGGTTTGCCATTGGCACAGTTTGTTGGAGTCCTAA
- the syt14a gene encoding synaptotagmin-14 isoform X2 produces the protein MAIDVSPEVLGILTAIGLFIILMTLLFWYLNNKLALENPGSLQCLDDFRKKTELQDKPYTDADLQGSSSDSEDELMGQYQEAVSRSQGLRGGAKAATNMKLAGGFSWESRQKYSPLTADYEGYSSEASADDANCIQRMRRTPPLDELQPPPYQDENGSPRMSCTLSDLGDAKCDLSNTSGSPHLSFGKCPSEGSDGHETGSYLNKGYEEDVPSDSTAVLSPEDMSAGGSAAQLPKGYEPDQLAKYGTLDVVFDFDSEDQQLAVTIMAVTDLPSVKRTGNISWQVHLVLLPTKKQRAKTGIQRGPCPIFTETFRFSHVESEMISNYAIRFRLYSMRRMKKEKVLGEKVFYLTKLNLQGKMSVPVILDACCALPGGESQVSLSDMTCSESASSFQSVSQTSTPEILVGLVYNATTGRLSVEIIKGIHFKNLAANKPPNGLFCCLKHLIGGQVYIIRDTYVKLTLLNSMGHEMSKCKTSICRGQPNPTYKETFVFQVALFQLSDVTLILSVYNKRSMKRKEMIGWISLGLNSSGEEELTHWTQMKESKGQQVCHWHSLLES, from the exons TCTCTCCAGAGGTGCTGGGGATTCTGACAGCCATCGgtctcttcatcatcctcatgaCCCTCCTGTTCTGGTACCTCAACAACAAGTTGGCACTAGAGAACCCAGGGAGCCTTCAGTGCCTTGATgacttcaggaaaaaaacagagcttcAAG ACAAGCCCTACACTGACGCAGACCTGCAAGGCTCATCATCGGACAGTGAGGATGAACTGATGGGTCAGTACCAGGAAGCAGTCAGCCGCTCCCAAGGCCTCCGGGGAGGAGCCAAGGCAGCCACAAATATGAAACTCGCAGGaggtttcagctgggagagccGGCAAAAGTACAGCCCACTGACTGCTGATTATGAGGGGTACAGCAGTGAAGCCTCAGCCGATGATG CCAACTGCATCCAAAGGATGAGACGAACTCCGCCATTGGATGAGCTTCAGCCACCTCCTTATCAGGATGAAAATGGCTCTCCGCGGATGTCCTGTACACTGTCAGACCTGGGAGACGCCAAGTGTGATCTATCCAACACCAGTGGCAGTCCTCATCTATCCTTTGGCAAATGCCCCAGTGAGGGCAGCGACGGCCACGAGACTGGAAGTTACCTCAACAAGGGTTACGAGGAGGATGTACCCAGTGACAGTACAGCTGTCCTCAGCCCAGAG GACATGTCAGCGGGTGgatcagcagctcagctccCTAAAGGTTATGAACCAGACCAGCTTGCAAAGTATGGTACCCTTGACGTGGTGTTTGACTTTGACTCAGAGGACCAGCAGCTGGCAGTCACCATCATGGCAGTAACAGACCTCCCTTCTGTAAAACGCACCGGCAACATCTCCTGGCAGGTCCACCTTGTGTTGCTGCCCACCAAGAAGCAGAGGGCAAAAACAGGAATCCAGAGAGGCCCATGCCCGATCTTCACGGAGACCTTCCGCTTCAGCCATGTGGAGTCGGAGATGATCAGCAATTACGCCATCCGATTCCGCCTTTACAGTATGCGGaggatgaagaaggagaaggtgCTCGGGGAAAAGGTGTTCTACCTCACCAAGCTCAACCTTCAGGGCAAAATGTCTGTGCCGGTCATATTAGATGCATGCTGTGCTCTCCCG ggCGGTGAATCCCAGGTCAGCCTCTCAGACATGACATGCAGTGAAAGCGCCTCATCATTCCAGTCAGTTAGTCAGACATCCACACCAGAGATCCTCGTTGGCCTGGTGTACAACGCCACCACAGGACGTCTCTCTGTGGAGATCATCAAAGGCATCCATTTCAAAAACCTGGCTGCCAACAAGCCACCCA ATGGACTGTTCTGTTGTCTTAAACACTTGATAGGTGGACAGGTTTATATTATCAGAG ATACATACGTTAAGCTGACCCTACTGAACTCCATGGGCCACGAGATGTCCAAGTGTAAGACATCCATCTGTCGAGGTCAGCCCAACCCGACCTACAAAGAGACGTTTGTCTTCCAGGTAGCTCTTTTCCAGCTGTCGGACGTCACACTTATCCTCTCCGTCTACAACAAGCGCAGCATGAAGCGCAAGGAGATGATCGGCTGGATCTCGCTTGGCCTCAACAGCTCTGGAGAGGAGGAGCTCACCCACTGGACTCAGATGAAGGAGTCAAAAGGACAGCAGGTTTGCCATTGGCACAGTTTGTTGGAGTCCTAA